A part of Papaver somniferum cultivar HN1 unplaced genomic scaffold, ASM357369v1 unplaced-scaffold_118, whole genome shotgun sequence genomic DNA contains:
- the LOC113330729 gene encoding uncharacterized protein LOC113330729, translating into MEFKTMIIREGFLVNRELISKITKIPLGNVRLPRTSDKRPSYEDISHGVCGKKVAWNEGKFSTNVISVALMAFRKLDTKESFLLMLLVLRCYIKRQGKKR; encoded by the exons atggaattcaaaaccatgataatTAGAGAagggtttcttgttaatagagagttgatttcgaagattaccaaaattccgttAGGTAATGTTCGTCTACCTAGGACAAGTGATAAACGACCATCATATGAAGACATCTCTCATGGTGTTTGTGGTAAGAAGGTTGCTTGGAATGAAGGAAAGTTTTCTACTAATGTTATTAGTGTTGCCTTGATGGCTTTCAGAAAACTCGATACTAAGGAAAGTTTTCTACTAATGTTATTAGTGTTGCGATGTTATATCAAGCGTCAAG GGAAGAAACGCTAG
- the LOC113330712 gene encoding uncharacterized protein LOC113330712 isoform X2, which produces METPTPTRRVTRSQTRAAMKRTSPIAMISSNKNAKTELKQLNENRDRSALTSIKNDSQIKSATNSEKKEQLTESKGTNEKRDRSALINITNGSPIAGIAMVNLKSPSSLCSKKKKITLSTPCSGETLLRGQVKTLLMNKSNMFQLQEDGKKHEFPEFCFDAHPLLKTTSLPTQVTEHYKITQGKVLKMDDASKREERVNDGSKKRLRTRSLLFDFYTEKSSEEEGKKGGALVEEMCKEVSQMRCK; this is translated from the exons ATGGAAACCCCAACACCGACCAGAAGGGTTACAAGATCACAAACCAGAGCTGCAATGAAAAGAACTTCTCCAATCGCCATGATCAGCAGTA ATAAGAATGCAAAAACCGAATTAAAACAACTAAACGAGAATCGTGATCGATCAGCGCTTACCAGTATAAAGAATGACTCGCAAATCAAATCTGCAACTAACAGTG AAAAGAAAGAACAACTAACGGAATCAAAAGGGACAAACGAGAAACGTGATCGATCAGCACTTATCAACATAACTAATGGTTCACCAATTGCTGGAATTGCCATGGTGAACTTGAAGAGTCCTTCCTCATTATgttctaagaagaagaagattactcTTTCAACGCCTTGCTCTGGAGAAACTTTACTTAGAGGACAAGTTAAAACACTCTTGATGAACAAGAGTAATATGTTCCAATTACAAGAAGATGGAAAGAAACATGAATTTCCGGAATTCTGTTTTGATGCGCATCCCTTATTGAAAACAACATCATTACCTACTCAAGTGACGGAACATTATAAGATTACACAG GGCAAAGTGCTTAAAATGGATGATGCGTCTAAAAGGGAAGAGAGGGTTAATGATGGGTCCAAAAAGAGGCTAAGAACTCGGTCACTACTGTTTGATTTCTACACTGAGAAGTCatcagaagaagaaggaaaaaaaggtgGTGCACTGGTGGAAGAGATGTGCAAAGAGGTGAGCCAGATGAGGTGTAAATGA
- the LOC113330712 gene encoding uncharacterized protein LOC113330712 isoform X1: protein METPTPTRRVTRSQTRAAMKRTSPIAMISSNKNAKTELKQLNENRDRSALTSIKNDSQIKSATNSGNQFSMHSSKKKEQLTESKGTNEKRDRSALINITNGSPIAGIAMVNLKSPSSLCSKKKKITLSTPCSGETLLRGQVKTLLMNKSNMFQLQEDGKKHEFPEFCFDAHPLLKTTSLPTQVTEHYKITQGKVLKMDDASKREERVNDGSKKRLRTRSLLFDFYTEKSSEEEGKKGGALVEEMCKEVSQMRCK, encoded by the exons ATGGAAACCCCAACACCGACCAGAAGGGTTACAAGATCACAAACCAGAGCTGCAATGAAAAGAACTTCTCCAATCGCCATGATCAGCAGTA ATAAGAATGCAAAAACCGAATTAAAACAACTAAACGAGAATCGTGATCGATCAGCGCTTACCAGTATAAAGAATGACTCGCAAATCAAATCTGCAACTAACAGTGGTAATCAATTCTCTATGCACAGTAGCA AAAAGAAAGAACAACTAACGGAATCAAAAGGGACAAACGAGAAACGTGATCGATCAGCACTTATCAACATAACTAATGGTTCACCAATTGCTGGAATTGCCATGGTGAACTTGAAGAGTCCTTCCTCATTATgttctaagaagaagaagattactcTTTCAACGCCTTGCTCTGGAGAAACTTTACTTAGAGGACAAGTTAAAACACTCTTGATGAACAAGAGTAATATGTTCCAATTACAAGAAGATGGAAAGAAACATGAATTTCCGGAATTCTGTTTTGATGCGCATCCCTTATTGAAAACAACATCATTACCTACTCAAGTGACGGAACATTATAAGATTACACAG GGCAAAGTGCTTAAAATGGATGATGCGTCTAAAAGGGAAGAGAGGGTTAATGATGGGTCCAAAAAGAGGCTAAGAACTCGGTCACTACTGTTTGATTTCTACACTGAGAAGTCatcagaagaagaaggaaaaaaaggtgGTGCACTGGTGGAAGAGATGTGCAAAGAGGTGAGCCAGATGAGGTGTAAATGA
- the LOC113330644 gene encoding putative ER lumen protein-retaining receptor C28H8.4, translating into MRGSKTPIHAVATWVRRQPPKVKAFLAVISGMAALVFLRFIVHDHDNLFVAAEAVHSLGICVLIYKLMKEKTCAGLSLKSQELTAMFLAVRLYCSFVMEYDIHTLLDSATLVATLWVIYMIRFKLRPSYMEDKDNFPIYYVAAPCAVFAVFVHPSTSHHMVNRICWAFCVYLEAVSVLPQLRVMQNTKIVEPFTAHYVFALGVARFLSCAHWVLQVLDTHGRLLTALGYGLWPSMVLLSEIVQTFILADFCYYYVKSVVGGQLVLRLPSGVV; encoded by the exons ATGAGAGGATCAAAGACACCAATCCACGCGGTAGCAACATGGGTACGAAGACAACCACCAAAAGTGAAAGCTTTTCTAGCTGTAATTTCTGGTATGGCAGCTTTGGTTTTCCTCCGATTTATAGTTCACGATCATGATAACTTGTTCGTTGCTGCTGAAGCTGTTCATTCTCTTGGTATCTGTGTTCTTATCTATAAGCTCATGAAGGAAAAGACATGCGCTG GACTTTCACTCAAGTCTCAGGAACTAACAGCAATGTTTTTAGCTGTCAGACTTTACTGCAGTTTTGTTATGGAATATGATATACATACGCTGCTGGATTCAGCTACATTAGTAGCAACCTTGTGGGTTATTTATATGATTCGTTTTAAGTTGAGACCGAGTTACATGGAGGATAAAGACAACTTCCCAATATATTATGTT GCGGCCCCATGCGCGGTGTTTGCTGTTTTTGTACATCCATCCACATCGCACCATATGGTAAACCGAATATGCTGGGCATTCTGTGTGTACCTGGAAGCTGTTTCGGTGTTGCCCCAGTTGCGTGTGATGCAGAACACAAAG ATTGTTGAACCATTTACGGCTCATTATGTATTTGCGCTGGGTGTTGCGAGGTTCTTGAGCTGTGCCCATTGGGTCCTCCAG GTTTTAGACACACATGGACGGTTACTAACAGCATTGGGTTATGGATTGTGGCCATCCATGGTACTTCTCTCAGAGATAGTCCAAACTTTCATCCTTGCGGACTTCTGTTACTATTACGTGAAAAG CGTTGTTGGTGGCCAGCTTGTTTTGCGTCTTCCATCTGGAGTAGTATAG